In Providencia sneebia DSM 19967, one DNA window encodes the following:
- a CDS encoding ABC transporter ATP-binding protein — MIEIHQISKSYQDTKVLDNITTNIKNSGITSIIGPNGAGKSTLLSIIGRLLTADAGSVKVNELDVETTPSDKLATYLSVLRQENQFASRLTVEELVGFGRYPYTKGRLNIDDKKKIDESLNFLNLSDLRYRYLDELSGGQRQRAYVAMVLCQDTEYVLLDEPLNNLDMKHAVIMMKLLRKAADELGKTIILVIHDINFASVYSDHIIAMRAGKLVYHGAPVEIMKADIIEDIFDTPVDVKAIDDKLVAMYY, encoded by the coding sequence ATGATTGAAATTCATCAGATATCGAAAAGTTATCAGGATACTAAAGTCTTAGATAACATCACGACAAACATTAAAAATAGTGGAATTACGTCTATCATTGGTCCTAATGGTGCAGGTAAATCAACATTATTATCAATCATTGGACGTTTGTTAACGGCAGATGCGGGTAGTGTGAAAGTGAATGAACTTGATGTTGAGACAACACCGAGTGACAAATTGGCGACTTACCTATCTGTATTACGCCAAGAGAACCAATTCGCCAGCCGTTTAACGGTAGAAGAACTTGTTGGTTTTGGGCGCTACCCTTATACCAAAGGGCGCTTAAACATTGATGATAAGAAAAAAATAGATGAGTCACTCAACTTCTTGAATCTGTCTGATTTGCGTTATCGCTATTTAGATGAATTATCAGGAGGACAACGTCAGCGCGCTTATGTGGCAATGGTACTTTGCCAAGATACAGAATATGTTCTGCTAGATGAGCCATTAAATAACTTAGATATGAAGCATGCCGTCATTATGATGAAGCTATTACGTAAAGCGGCAGATGAGCTAGGTAAAACGATTATATTGGTTATTCATGATATTAATTTCGCGTCAGTCTATTCTGATCATATTATTGCGATGAGAGCCGGTAAATTGGTTTATCACGGTGCGCCAGTTGAAATTATGAAGGCAGATATTATCGAAGATATTTTTGACACACCTGTTGATGTGAAAGCGATTGATGATAAATTAGTGGCGATGTATTACTGA
- a CDS encoding nicotinamide mononucleotide deamidase-related protein YfaY, with amino-acid sequence MLIVEMLSTGDEVLHGQIIDTNAAWLADCFFDEGFPLSSRATVGDNLDSLVNVLRERSQHADILIVNGGLGPTSDDLSSLAAATAACVPLVEHAQWIAVMERYFLARGRVMPETNRKQALLPEGAELVDNPVGTACGFSMILNDCWLFFTPGVPSEFKVMVQEQILPCLRERYPVIEAPLCLRLTSFGRSESSLAKQFDSLSLPEGCVLGYRSSMPIIEIKLTGPASQKAAMLEVWQTIKVGVGENFIFEGTEGLPHIICRQLNEKCLRVAISEEFTAGLLSWTLNSVFAPVNGGKSINQQQEQQLGALIKRANDIATQEDAQIGLAIGGYQSGCLSVALRTPEKCYAQCVRYMPNNHDTKIKQEVSVMLILNMLQRWLQGRNVFCEYEWLDQIEYLEVESSSCE; translated from the coding sequence ATGTTAATTGTTGAGATGTTAAGTACAGGGGATGAAGTACTTCATGGACAAATTATTGATACAAATGCCGCTTGGTTAGCTGATTGTTTTTTTGACGAAGGGTTTCCACTTAGTAGCCGAGCGACGGTGGGTGATAATCTTGATAGCTTAGTGAATGTGTTACGTGAACGAAGTCAGCATGCTGATATTTTGATTGTAAATGGTGGATTAGGCCCAACGAGTGATGATTTAAGCTCATTAGCTGCGGCGACTGCGGCATGTGTTCCATTGGTTGAACATGCACAATGGATAGCGGTTATGGAACGCTATTTTTTAGCGCGTGGACGAGTTATGCCAGAAACAAACCGCAAGCAAGCTTTACTTCCTGAGGGGGCAGAGCTGGTGGATAACCCAGTAGGTACGGCATGTGGTTTCTCTATGATACTGAATGATTGCTGGTTGTTTTTTACACCAGGTGTCCCTTCAGAATTTAAAGTAATGGTACAAGAGCAAATTTTGCCATGCCTTCGTGAACGTTATCCTGTTATTGAAGCGCCTCTTTGTTTACGGCTGACGAGTTTTGGTCGCAGTGAAAGTAGTTTAGCTAAACAATTTGATAGCTTATCACTACCAGAAGGTTGTGTCCTTGGCTACCGTTCCTCTATGCCAATCATAGAAATAAAACTGACGGGCCCTGCATCTCAAAAAGCTGCCATGCTAGAAGTATGGCAAACAATTAAAGTCGGCGTTGGTGAGAACTTTATTTTTGAAGGTACCGAGGGCTTACCTCATATTATATGCCGTCAACTAAATGAAAAGTGCCTTAGAGTCGCTATTAGTGAAGAGTTCACTGCGGGCTTGTTAAGTTGGACATTGAATTCTGTTTTTGCTCCCGTTAATGGTGGCAAAAGTATTAATCAACAACAAGAGCAACAATTAGGTGCGCTGATAAAACGCGCTAATGATATTGCGACTCAAGAGGACGCTCAAATTGGCTTAGCAATTGGGGGATATCAAAGTGGTTGTTTATCCGTTGCCCTCAGAACACCAGAAAAGTGCTATGCGCAATGTGTTCGCTATATGCCTAATAACCATGATACAAAAATCAAGCAAGAAGTCAGTGTGATGCTGATATTGAACATGTTACAGCGTTGGCTGCAAGGCCGGAATGTCTTCTGTGAATATGAATGGCTTGATCAAATCGAATATTTAGAGGTTGAATCATCATCTTGTGAATAA
- a CDS encoding FimD/PapC C-terminal domain-containing protein: protein MIDDKTKQELGIISDNGNVYLTGISPKEKYTVSWGDSNKCHFTTRQLLEQNQQHILIPCL, encoded by the coding sequence GTGATAGATGATAAAACAAAACAGGAATTGGGTATTATTAGTGATAATGGAAATGTGTATTTAACAGGAATTAGTCCAAAAGAAAAATATACCGTAAGTTGGGGTGATAGTAACAAGTGTCATTTTACGACTAGGCAATTATTAGAACAAAACCAGCAGCATATTTTAATTCCATGCCTTTAA
- a CDS encoding iron chelate uptake ABC transporter family permease subunit — MQKVNSSIVLPKKGITPLLRIWILLALSILAIILFMTINLGSNLAYILPHRGYMVLTMILVAFASGVSTVLFQTIANNKILTPSIMGLEALFVLLQTIFVFYTDSLPSSWLLNVGKFLVESSLLVVFSVVLYRWLFVSAKLNINLVLMVGIILGTLFRSTATLLQRLMDPNEFSILQSRMFATFTRATPELILFTLLITVIVGALLWRMRYCYDVLALGQANAVNLGINYRHKVTVILLLISILVAISTALVGPLTFLGLMVANLAYFISGSSQHRYLLPVSFLLGVIALIGGQLILEYGLNMAGTLSVVIEFIGGIFFIYMVLRRF, encoded by the coding sequence ATGCAAAAAGTTAATTCATCAATCGTGTTACCCAAAAAAGGGATAACACCTTTGCTCAGAATATGGATATTACTGGCCTTGTCGATTTTAGCCATCATACTTTTTATGACGATTAATCTCGGCAGTAATTTGGCCTATATCTTACCGCATCGTGGTTACATGGTGCTGACGATGATCCTCGTCGCATTCGCTTCGGGTGTATCAACAGTTCTGTTCCAAACGATTGCAAATAATAAAATTCTAACCCCATCCATTATGGGACTAGAAGCATTGTTTGTTTTATTACAAACAATCTTTGTCTTTTATACGGATAGTTTGCCGAGCTCTTGGTTACTCAATGTTGGTAAATTTTTAGTCGAATCTTCATTACTGGTCGTCTTTTCCGTTGTGCTATACCGTTGGTTATTTGTGTCTGCTAAATTGAATATCAACCTTGTATTGATGGTTGGGATTATTTTAGGCACATTGTTTCGCAGTACAGCGACATTATTGCAGCGGTTGATGGACCCGAATGAGTTTTCGATTCTACAAAGTCGTATGTTTGCTACATTTACGCGAGCAACACCTGAGCTAATTTTATTCACACTATTGATAACTGTGATTGTTGGTGCGCTATTGTGGCGTATGCGTTATTGCTATGATGTGTTAGCACTAGGTCAGGCGAATGCGGTTAATTTAGGGATTAATTATCGCCATAAAGTTACTGTTATCTTGCTGCTAATTTCAATTCTCGTTGCTATCTCAACTGCATTAGTTGGTCCATTGACTTTCTTAGGGTTGATGGTGGCTAACTTAGCCTATTTTATTAGTGGCAGTAGTCAGCATCGTTATCTTCTTCCTGTTTCTTTCCTGCTAGGTGTTATTGCACTGATTGGTGGTCAATTAATCTTAGAATATGGGTTGAATATGGCGGGAACACTCTCCGTCGTGATTGAGTTTATTGGTGGTATATTCTTTATTTATATGGTGTTAAGAAGGTTTTAG
- a CDS encoding fimbrial protein, protein MKLSTVTLTTMLTMVLTAGVASEAVANKDTQNRSDGIIHFKGDIVNAPCTINEKGTINVDLGKISSRTLEVGSKHSDNKSYVIKLENCDLNKTYKDKNTTIKLSKVNVSFYGQTDEHKSDLLKNTGSSKGLGIRLMNQDSSKIKLGEKNTDISLNAGTNKLTFHARVEANGQAVEAGSIEAQATYALTYL, encoded by the coding sequence ATGAAATTATCGACAGTAACATTAACCACTATGTTAACAATGGTATTAACTGCTGGAGTAGCATCTGAAGCTGTAGCAAATAAGGATACACAAAATAGAAGCGATGGTATTATTCACTTTAAAGGTGATATTGTTAATGCCCCATGTACTATTAATGAAAAAGGAACAATTAACGTTGATCTTGGAAAAATTAGTAGTCGTACATTAGAAGTAGGAAGTAAACATAGTGATAATAAATCTTACGTTATTAAATTAGAAAATTGTGATTTAAATAAAACCTATAAGGATAAAAATACTACAATAAAATTAAGTAAAGTCAACGTTAGTTTTTATGGACAAACGGATGAGCATAAAAGTGATTTATTAAAGAACACGGGTAGCTCAAAAGGGCTAGGTATTCGCTTAATGAATCAGGATAGCTCAAAAATTAAATTAGGTGAAAAAAATACTGATATTTCATTAAATGCAGGCACAAATAAATTAACTTTTCATGCTCGTGTCGAAGCAAATGGTCAAGCAGTTGAAGCGGGAAGCATTGAAGCGCAGGCAACTTATGCTCTAACTTATCTATAA
- a CDS encoding ABC transporter permease gives MKTLYLFLGIVALLILAVISLFVGAGDVSPVSLFTDPEMQDIFFISRIPRTISLILAGSAMSVAGLIMQLLTQNRFVEPSLAGTTQSASLGLLVVMILFPAADIMTKMIVACGFALMGTLLFMLLLRRVILKSALIVPLVGIMLGAVISALTIFTAYTFDLLQSLGAWMSGDFSSIIQGRYELLWLVGLLILLACWIADSFTVAGMGREFAINVGLNYRKVMTIGLSIIALISGVVVVVVGALPFLGLIIPNLVSLIMGDNIRKTLPWICLAGGGLVLLCDIIGRLIRYPFEIPASVILGVIGAVIFLFLLLKQQRHAKS, from the coding sequence ATGAAAACGCTTTATCTTTTTTTGGGAATTGTCGCGTTATTGATATTGGCAGTGATTAGTCTGTTTGTTGGAGCGGGTGACGTGTCACCCGTTTCGCTTTTCACTGATCCAGAGATGCAAGACATCTTTTTTATCAGCCGAATTCCTCGAACTATATCTTTAATTTTAGCTGGTAGTGCAATGAGTGTTGCGGGTCTTATTATGCAACTTCTCACTCAAAACCGCTTTGTCGAGCCATCTTTAGCAGGAACAACACAATCTGCCAGTTTAGGATTGCTGGTGGTCATGATCCTTTTCCCTGCCGCAGATATTATGACCAAAATGATAGTTGCCTGTGGTTTTGCTTTGATGGGCACGCTATTGTTTATGTTACTTTTGCGTCGGGTGATTTTAAAATCAGCGCTAATTGTGCCTTTAGTCGGGATTATGTTGGGTGCGGTAATTAGTGCGCTCACTATTTTTACCGCTTATACATTTGATTTACTTCAATCATTAGGCGCATGGATGAGTGGTGATTTTTCTAGCATCATTCAAGGTCGCTATGAACTCTTATGGTTGGTCGGGTTACTGATATTATTAGCATGTTGGATTGCTGATAGTTTCACAGTTGCTGGAATGGGGCGCGAATTTGCTATCAACGTTGGGCTAAACTATCGCAAAGTCATGACAATAGGGCTTTCTATTATTGCATTGATAAGTGGGGTCGTGGTTGTCGTGGTTGGTGCATTGCCTTTCTTAGGATTAATTATTCCTAATCTGGTCAGCTTAATTATGGGAGACAATATTCGAAAAACACTCCCATGGATCTGTCTGGCGGGCGGTGGTCTTGTTCTACTTTGTGACATCATCGGTCGATTGATTCGCTATCCATTTGAAATACCCGCGAGTGTCATTCTTGGTGTCATTGGTGCCGTTATTTTCCTTTTCCTATTGTTGAAGCAGCAACGTCATGCAAAAAGTTAA
- the yegD gene encoding molecular chaperone encodes MFIGFDYGTSNCSVAVMKEGTPTLIPLEGDSVYIPSTLCAPTRESVSEHLFRHRQIAPSDPIGEQILRRSIAYNRDEGIELIPDDIVFGQAALALYLKDPRDVYYVKSPKSFLGASGLHDVQISFFEDLVCAMMANIKHQAEQQTQQTIMDTVIGIPINFHGRGGETANLQAKNILIKAAKRAGFKNIEFQFEPVAAGLEYEAGLKTEQTVLVVDIGGGTTDCSLIQMGPNYRGQTDRSASLLAHSGQRVGGNDLDIYLALKQLMDSFGMSSQTLSGIKMPLMQFWNPIAINNVEAQKDFYARQNLAELNRLKQEAQEPEKIARLLEVYHETLGYSLVRRAEEAKIALSEHEHYLANIVLQNELLEINIARPQMVEAIESPKSKMIELVKEAVKQGGVQPDAIFMTGGSARSPVLCQAIEQELPNIPIIRGNDFGSVTAGLARWADICFK; translated from the coding sequence ATGTTTATTGGTTTTGACTATGGAACATCTAATTGTTCCGTCGCTGTCATGAAAGAGGGTACTCCAACCTTGATCCCTTTAGAAGGTGATAGTGTTTATATTCCATCAACACTTTGCGCTCCCACGAGAGAATCTGTATCTGAGCATCTATTTCGTCATCGACAAATTGCACCATCAGACCCAATTGGTGAACAAATCCTTAGAAGATCTATTGCTTATAATCGGGATGAAGGCATTGAACTCATTCCTGATGACATAGTCTTTGGGCAAGCCGCATTAGCGCTTTACTTGAAAGACCCACGTGATGTCTATTATGTAAAATCACCAAAATCTTTCCTTGGTGCATCAGGCTTACATGACGTGCAAATTAGTTTTTTTGAAGATTTAGTTTGTGCCATGATGGCAAATATAAAACACCAAGCTGAACAACAAACACAGCAAACTATTATGGATACCGTGATTGGTATTCCTATCAACTTTCATGGCCGAGGCGGTGAAACTGCAAACTTGCAGGCTAAAAATATTTTAATCAAAGCCGCTAAAAGAGCAGGTTTTAAAAATATTGAATTTCAATTTGAACCCGTTGCTGCTGGTCTTGAATATGAAGCTGGTCTAAAAACTGAACAAACTGTATTGGTCGTCGATATTGGTGGCGGAACAACGGACTGCTCGTTAATTCAAATGGGCCCCAATTATCGTGGGCAAACTGATCGTTCCGCCAGCTTATTAGCCCATAGCGGGCAACGTGTTGGTGGAAATGACCTTGATATTTATCTTGCATTGAAACAGCTGATGGATTCATTTGGTATGAGTAGCCAAACTTTGTCAGGGATAAAAATGCCCTTAATGCAATTTTGGAATCCAATTGCTATTAATAATGTTGAAGCGCAAAAAGATTTCTATGCCCGACAAAATTTAGCTGAATTAAATCGATTAAAACAAGAAGCCCAAGAGCCAGAAAAAATCGCCAGATTATTAGAAGTTTATCATGAAACACTTGGCTATAGCCTAGTTCGTCGAGCTGAGGAAGCTAAAATTGCCTTATCAGAACATGAACATTATTTAGCAAATATTGTATTACAAAATGAGCTACTCGAAATCAATATTGCGCGCCCGCAGATGGTTGAAGCCATTGAGTCGCCAAAAAGTAAAATGATCGAATTAGTCAAAGAAGCGGTAAAACAAGGTGGCGTTCAACCCGATGCAATCTTTATGACCGGAGGTTCTGCACGTTCACCCGTTTTATGCCAGGCAATTGAACAAGAGCTACCGAACATTCCAATTATAAGAGGAAATGATTTCGGTTCTGTTACCGCAGGTTTGGCTCGCTGGGCTGACATTTGCTTTAAATAA
- a CDS encoding siderophore ABC transporter substrate-binding protein yields MFVKSLTSGLVLLSALVLAGCDQSKETTETSAPAEKQVITIEHAQGKTEIPRHPEKVFVMNMETLDIMDALGAPVAGLPQTNVHLPQFLSKYSGTDYINAGTLFEPAYEAISNAKPDLILGGSRARDAYDKLSAIAPTASMDIDNKHFIQSLTERTTELGMLFDKEKEANQLITDFKGKVAKIKEKTPDAGKAMVILVSGGKISAYGPGSRFGFIFDELGFEPAYVFPDDTGRHGNIVNAELLVKLNPDWLFVIDRDSAIGRSDAQPAAQVLDNALVRKTSAWDKQQVAYLDPTAVYISGGIQTYSQLMDDINNALEKSQNK; encoded by the coding sequence ATGTTTGTAAAATCATTAACTTCAGGGCTGGTATTATTGTCTGCCTTAGTACTCGCGGGTTGTGATCAATCGAAAGAAACCACAGAAACATCTGCACCTGCGGAAAAACAGGTCATCACTATTGAGCATGCTCAAGGTAAAACAGAAATACCTCGCCATCCTGAAAAAGTATTTGTGATGAATATGGAAACATTGGACATCATGGATGCGTTAGGTGCTCCAGTTGCTGGATTACCGCAAACAAACGTTCATTTACCTCAGTTTTTATCAAAATATAGCGGTACAGATTATATCAATGCGGGTACGTTATTTGAACCTGCATATGAAGCAATTAGTAATGCAAAGCCTGACCTTATCTTAGGTGGTAGCCGTGCTCGCGATGCCTATGACAAACTAAGCGCAATTGCACCTACTGCTTCAATGGATATTGATAATAAACATTTTATTCAAAGCTTAACAGAACGTACTACTGAACTTGGTATGCTATTTGATAAAGAAAAAGAAGCTAATCAACTGATTACTGACTTTAAAGGCAAAGTTGCTAAGATCAAAGAGAAAACACCAGATGCGGGCAAAGCAATGGTGATCTTGGTCAGCGGCGGAAAAATTTCTGCTTATGGCCCAGGTTCACGTTTTGGTTTCATCTTTGATGAATTAGGTTTTGAACCTGCTTATGTATTCCCAGATGATACAGGCCGTCATGGTAATATTGTGAACGCGGAGCTATTAGTCAAACTTAACCCAGATTGGCTATTTGTTATCGACCGTGATAGCGCAATTGGTCGTTCAGATGCACAACCAGCAGCACAAGTATTAGATAATGCATTAGTGAGAAAAACATCGGCTTGGGATAAACAACAAGTTGCTTATCTTGACCCTACAGCAGTTTATATCTCAGGTGGGATCCAAACTTATTCTCAGTTAATGGACGATATCAACAACGCATTAGAAAAAAGCCAAAATAAATAA
- a CDS encoding NAD(P)/FAD-dependent oxidoreductase gives MKISRRKLLLGVGAAAVVAGGATVIPMVRREGRFESTKSRVPMVEGTEGALPKSADVVIIGAGLQGIMTAINLTERGMNVVICEKGVVGGEQSGRAYSQIISYKTSPEIFPLHHYGKILWAGMNEKIGADTSFRTQGRVEVPSSEEDLEVARAWIKTTSENPGFDTPLRTRMIEGAELAKRLPDAQTPWKIAGFEEDSGSLDPEVVTPTMAKYAKSIGVKIYTNCAVRGLETAGGKISDVVTEKGAINTSNVVLTGGIWSRLFMGNLGVDVPTLNVYLSQQRITGVPGAPKGNVHLPNGIHFREQADGTYAVAPRIFTSSIVKDSFLLGPKFLHVLGGSELPLEFSLGKDLFNSFMMATSWNLDEKTPFEEFRTATNTPNTEHLDGVLARLRKEFPVFNESKVVERWGGTVSPTDDEIPIISEVKQYPGLVINTATGWGMTESPASGQLTADLVMGTKPIIDPHPYRLSRFTE, from the coding sequence ATGAAAATCTCGAGAAGAAAACTACTTTTAGGGGTTGGTGCTGCTGCTGTTGTCGCAGGTGGTGCTACCGTTATTCCGATGGTGCGTAGAGAAGGTCGCTTTGAATCCACAAAATCACGCGTACCTATGGTAGAAGGAACAGAAGGTGCACTGCCAAAATCCGCTGATGTTGTTATCATCGGAGCTGGTTTACAAGGAATTATGACAGCAATCAACCTGACTGAAAGAGGTATGAATGTTGTTATTTGTGAAAAAGGCGTTGTTGGTGGCGAACAATCTGGCCGTGCATATAGCCAAATCATTAGCTACAAAACCTCTCCAGAAATTTTTCCATTACACCATTATGGAAAGATTTTATGGGCAGGCATGAATGAGAAAATTGGCGCAGATACCAGTTTCCGTACTCAAGGTCGTGTCGAAGTTCCTTCTAGTGAAGAAGATCTTGAAGTGGCAAGAGCATGGATCAAAACAACATCTGAAAACCCAGGTTTCGATACGCCATTACGCACAAGAATGATTGAAGGTGCAGAGCTAGCGAAACGTCTACCAGATGCTCAAACTCCGTGGAAAATAGCGGGCTTTGAGGAAGATTCTGGAAGTCTTGACCCAGAAGTTGTCACGCCAACAATGGCTAAATATGCCAAATCTATTGGTGTAAAAATCTATACCAACTGTGCGGTACGTGGTCTTGAAACTGCCGGCGGTAAAATTTCTGATGTTGTCACTGAAAAAGGTGCAATCAATACCTCAAATGTTGTACTAACTGGCGGTATTTGGTCACGTCTCTTTATGGGTAATCTGGGCGTTGATGTTCCAACACTAAATGTCTATTTATCCCAACAGCGTATTACTGGTGTACCGGGTGCTCCAAAAGGTAACGTTCATCTACCAAATGGTATTCACTTCCGTGAACAAGCTGATGGTACTTATGCTGTCGCGCCTCGTATCTTCACGAGTTCTATTGTGAAAGATAGTTTCTTATTAGGCCCTAAATTCCTGCATGTGTTAGGTGGCAGCGAACTGCCATTAGAGTTCTCACTAGGTAAGGATCTCTTTAATTCCTTTATGATGGCAACTTCATGGAATTTAGATGAGAAAACACCATTTGAAGAATTCCGTACTGCAACCAATACACCAAACACCGAGCATTTAGATGGTGTTCTAGCAAGATTAAGAAAAGAATTCCCAGTATTTAATGAGTCTAAAGTGGTTGAACGTTGGGGCGGAACAGTTAGCCCAACTGATGATGAGATCCCTATTATTTCTGAAGTTAAACAATATCCTGGCTTAGTTATCAATACAGCAACGGGTTGGGGTATGACAGAAAGTCCAGCATCCGGTCAATTAACGGCTGATCTTGTGATGGGGACTAAACCAATTATTGACCCACATCCATACAGACTTTCTCGTTTTACTGAGTAA
- a CDS encoding polysaccharide deacetylase family protein encodes MHNRSLIQFIILFLVAMKSFAVTQLQVTENWSLAEESPTLVSVKQDETIFAIIAGKMKAVAELYPDNGIYIFDAAADYQPLQFGNDYAYIKTTAVSPDKLQDKVKDDRLNELNNPIYNYLITTQPTIVYCSAQENSAPIATLFSDLRYPILARMIKTDQSGQQIAWLTIRLGDRLGYIKLDDVEIDNGIPILTYHHILKESENKKFRHTSTTTSVEAFQRQMNYLKQNGYQTLSLADIEGYLNKSDNLPGKAVVVTFDDGLKSVYRYAYPILKQNQQQATLFVISSRIKTVPQKWFADGLQFMSKQEIKDSQNVFNIQSHTHFLHKLSKGNSPILFSRNEHTIFLDFQRSIHVLHKFQPDQRYLAYPFGGFNQTAMVAAKEAGLHLAVTTIQGKVRLGDNPFSLKRLYALRTDPIEKFALMVSNSNKNVINKDIIIDR; translated from the coding sequence ATGCATAACCGCTCTTTAATACAGTTTATTATATTATTTTTAGTCGCAATGAAGTCTTTTGCCGTGACGCAATTACAGGTAACAGAAAATTGGTCATTAGCAGAAGAGTCTCCTACCTTAGTTAGTGTTAAACAAGATGAAACCATTTTCGCTATTATTGCTGGAAAGATGAAAGCAGTTGCTGAGCTATATCCAGATAATGGCATTTATATCTTTGATGCTGCGGCAGATTATCAACCATTACAGTTTGGTAATGATTATGCGTATATCAAAACAACGGCCGTATCACCGGATAAACTGCAAGATAAGGTTAAAGATGATAGGTTAAATGAGCTTAATAACCCTATTTATAATTATTTAATTACGACCCAGCCAACGATTGTTTACTGCTCAGCACAAGAAAATAGTGCACCAATCGCGACATTATTTTCAGATCTGCGTTACCCAATACTGGCAAGGATGATTAAAACCGACCAAAGCGGTCAGCAAATAGCATGGCTAACTATCCGGTTAGGCGATAGATTAGGCTATATTAAGTTAGATGATGTTGAAATAGATAATGGCATTCCTATTTTGACTTATCATCATATATTAAAAGAGAGTGAAAATAAGAAATTTCGCCATACTTCCACAACCACTTCTGTTGAAGCTTTCCAACGTCAAATGAATTATTTAAAACAGAATGGCTATCAAACACTTTCACTCGCGGATATTGAAGGATATCTCAATAAATCTGATAATCTACCGGGTAAAGCCGTCGTGGTAACGTTTGATGATGGTTTAAAATCCGTATATCGCTATGCCTATCCGATCTTAAAACAGAATCAGCAGCAAGCAACATTATTTGTTATCTCATCGCGTATTAAAACTGTTCCTCAAAAATGGTTTGCTGATGGTCTTCAATTCATGAGTAAACAAGAAATTAAAGATAGCCAAAACGTATTTAATATTCAGTCACACACCCATTTTTTACATAAATTAAGCAAAGGTAATAGCCCGATTTTATTTAGCCGTAATGAACATACTATTTTTTTAGATTTTCAACGTTCAATTCACGTGTTACATAAATTTCAGCCAGACCAACGTTATTTAGCCTATCCATTTGGTGGCTTTAACCAAACTGCGATGGTTGCAGCAAAAGAAGCAGGATTACATCTTGCCGTCACCACTATTCAAGGAAAAGTTAGATTAGGTGATAATCCATTTTCATTAAAGCGATTATATGCATTGAGAACAGATCCCATTGAAAAATTTGCATTGATGGTCAGTAATAGTAATAAAAATGTGATTAATAAAGATATCATCATTGATCGATAA
- a CDS encoding RidA family protein, translating to MRYKTLLLSLPFILGVASANADGVINHKLPGMPISESVEISATNDIIFLSGKVPTKISKDAPEGVLASYGNTEVQTVNVMKQIEKNLADLGLTLNDVVKMQVFLVGGEETNGTMDFAGFMAGYTQFYNDKSEKLPARSAFQVAKLANPAWRVEIEVTAVRPKK from the coding sequence ATGCGCTATAAAACTTTACTGCTTTCCCTACCTTTCATTTTGGGTGTTGCAAGTGCAAATGCTGATGGAGTTATCAATCATAAGCTACCAGGAATGCCTATCTCTGAATCTGTGGAAATCAGTGCAACCAATGATATTATTTTCTTAAGTGGTAAAGTGCCAACTAAGATCTCTAAAGATGCGCCAGAAGGCGTTCTGGCATCTTATGGTAATACTGAAGTCCAAACTGTCAACGTCATGAAACAAATTGAGAAAAACTTAGCTGATCTAGGTTTAACACTCAATGATGTTGTTAAAATGCAAGTCTTCCTAGTTGGTGGCGAAGAAACTAACGGAACAATGGATTTTGCAGGCTTTATGGCTGGTTATACTCAATTCTATAACGATAAGTCAGAAAAATTACCCGCTCGTTCAGCATTCCAAGTTGCTAAATTAGCTAACCCAGCTTGGCGTGTAGAAATTGAAGTAACGGCAGTTCGCCCGAAGAAATAA